Proteins found in one Luteimonas chenhongjianii genomic segment:
- a CDS encoding TerC family protein, producing MEWLADPTIWMGLATLVVLEIILGIDNLVFIAILADKLPPEQRDRARVIGLTLALLMRLVLLALVAWIAGLITPLFTVWGQAFSGRDLILLLGGVFLLFKATMELHERLEGHQSQSNTKKVYASFGVVLTQIVVLDAVFSLDSVITAVGMVEHLGVMYAAVTIAMAVMLLASKPLTTFVNKHPTVVVLCLGFLLMIGFSLVAEGFGFKIPKGYLYAAIVFSILVEAFNQWSRFNRERHVQQLPFRQRTADAVLRLLGTRPETQFEPGTPEAPRGDGGEQLEAAEHDMIRSVLTLAERPVSSVMTVRSDLEWIDATRGIEHATARLIESPHTRLLVCDGELDQMLGLVQSGELLSSVLQGRALNVTDFVREPLVVPEGTSTLRVLEQIRAHPIPVAVVVDEYGSIEGMVTANDLLATIAGDLVDTRDADYGAQWIEDGVWLVDASMSLQDLEHATGITLPRDATYVTLSGLVLHLLDRMPVEGDELRVEGQLLRVESLERRRVGKLRITRLPDEG from the coding sequence ATGGAATGGCTGGCCGACCCGACGATATGGATGGGTCTGGCGACCCTGGTGGTCCTCGAGATCATCCTGGGCATCGACAATCTGGTGTTCATTGCGATCCTTGCCGACAAGCTCCCCCCGGAGCAGCGCGACAGGGCGCGTGTGATCGGCCTGACGCTGGCGCTGCTGATGCGGCTGGTGCTGCTCGCGCTGGTCGCATGGATTGCCGGGCTGATCACGCCGCTGTTCACGGTCTGGGGCCAGGCATTCTCGGGACGCGACCTGATCCTGTTGCTGGGCGGCGTATTCCTGCTGTTCAAGGCGACGATGGAGCTGCACGAGCGGCTGGAGGGACATCAGAGCCAGAGCAATACCAAGAAGGTCTACGCCTCGTTCGGCGTGGTGCTGACGCAGATCGTCGTGCTCGATGCGGTGTTCTCGCTCGACTCGGTGATCACCGCGGTCGGCATGGTCGAGCACCTTGGCGTGATGTATGCCGCGGTCACGATCGCGATGGCGGTGATGCTGCTGGCCAGCAAGCCGTTGACGACCTTCGTCAACAAGCATCCCACCGTCGTCGTGCTGTGCCTGGGTTTCCTGTTGATGATCGGCTTCAGCCTGGTCGCCGAGGGGTTCGGCTTCAAGATCCCCAAGGGCTATCTGTATGCGGCGATCGTGTTCTCGATCCTGGTCGAGGCCTTCAACCAGTGGTCGCGCTTCAACCGCGAACGGCACGTCCAGCAGTTGCCGTTCCGCCAGCGCACCGCCGACGCCGTGCTGCGTCTGCTGGGCACGCGCCCGGAAACCCAGTTCGAGCCGGGCACCCCCGAGGCCCCGCGCGGCGACGGCGGCGAGCAGCTGGAGGCCGCCGAGCACGACATGATCCGCAGCGTGCTGACCCTGGCCGAGCGGCCGGTGTCGAGCGTGATGACGGTGCGCAGCGACCTGGAATGGATCGACGCGACGCGCGGCATCGAGCATGCGACCGCGCGATTGATCGAATCGCCGCATACGCGCCTGCTGGTCTGTGACGGCGAGCTCGACCAGATGCTGGGCCTCGTGCAGAGCGGCGAACTGCTCTCGAGCGTGCTGCAGGGCCGCGCGCTGAACGTCACCGATTTCGTCCGCGAGCCGCTCGTGGTGCCCGAAGGCACGTCGACCCTGCGTGTGCTCGAGCAGATCCGCGCCCATCCGATCCCGGTGGCCGTGGTGGTCGATGAATACGGCAGCATCGAGGGCATGGTCACCGCCAATGACCTGCTGGCGACGATCGCCGGCGATCTGGTCGACACCCGCGACGCGGACTACGGTGCGCAGTGGATCGAGGACGGTGTCTGGCTGGTCGATGCTTCGATGTCGCTGCAGGACCTGGAGCATGCGACGGGCATCACCCTGCCGCGCGATGCGACCTACGTGACCCTCTCGGGCCTGGTGTTGCACCTGCTCGACCGCATGCCGGTCGAAGGCGATGAACTGCGCGTGGAAGGCCAGTTGCTGCGCGTGGAATCGCTGGAACGGCGGCGCGTGGGCAAGCTGCGGATCACGCGATTGCCGGATGAGGGATAA
- the ubiE gene encoding bifunctional demethylmenaquinone methyltransferase/2-methoxy-6-polyprenyl-1,4-benzoquinol methylase UbiE, with the protein MSDESSKPGTTHFGFRDVPTGDKQKLVGEVFSSVAGNYDLMNDLMSLGIHRVWKRYFVATAQVRTGDRVLDLAGGTGDIAALLRERVGDSGELVLGDINASMLRVGRDRMTDRGQVRGFGYVQCNAETLPFPDNSFDLVTIAFGLRNVTDKDAALREMLRVLKVGGQARVLEFSEVKADWFRPIYDFHSFKVLPRLGKLFARDADSYQYLAESIRKHPPQDALKAMMEAAGFARCRYRNLNGGIVAIHDGYKA; encoded by the coding sequence ATGAGCGACGAATCCAGCAAGCCCGGTACCACCCATTTCGGCTTCCGCGACGTGCCCACCGGGGACAAGCAGAAGCTCGTCGGCGAGGTGTTCTCCTCGGTCGCCGGCAACTACGACCTGATGAACGACCTGATGAGTCTGGGTATCCATCGGGTCTGGAAGCGGTATTTCGTGGCCACCGCGCAGGTGCGCACCGGCGACCGCGTGCTCGATCTCGCCGGCGGTACCGGCGACATCGCCGCGCTGCTGCGCGAGCGCGTCGGCGACTCGGGCGAGCTGGTGCTCGGCGACATCAACGCCTCGATGCTGCGCGTCGGCCGCGACCGCATGACCGACCGCGGCCAGGTGCGCGGCTTCGGGTACGTGCAGTGCAATGCCGAGACGCTGCCGTTCCCCGACAACAGCTTCGATCTCGTCACGATCGCTTTCGGCCTGCGCAACGTGACCGACAAGGACGCGGCGCTGCGCGAGATGCTGCGCGTGCTCAAGGTGGGCGGCCAGGCGCGCGTGCTGGAGTTCTCGGAAGTGAAGGCCGACTGGTTCAGGCCGATCTACGACTTCCATTCCTTCAAGGTGCTGCCGCGGCTGGGCAAGCTGTTCGCGCGTGATGCCGACAGCTACCAGTACCTGGCCGAATCGATCCGCAAGCACCCGCCGCAGGACGCGCTCAAGGCCATGATGGAGGCGGCCGGCTTCGCCCGCTGCCGCTACCGCAACCTCAACGGCGGCATCGTCGCGATCCACGACGGCTACAAGGCCTGA
- a CDS encoding HDOD domain-containing protein — translation MHLVVAWDHGDEVTRLQNELATRGLDWRVSWLPPGVDAGSSAAALEPDAFVCSADSDWPRCNRLLDEVRVRRPHAVRIVLMESGDNARAVEALEYAQRVLAEPLDTRTIAAAVQGMQDLQRLLDDPELKRVIAGIGTLPAAPRQYLALTRLLRDPEAGLHAITAITAQDPALAARVLRLSNSAYYAAGREICDLRTAVVRLGKEALRRMVLVSEVFASGPEMDGLRERALRTSWLAGQLLPGVGAGVAATAGLLAEVGRLLPQEDLGEVPHSVAGAYLLGLWGLPTPIVEAVAYHDQPTQMSGAFWITGAVHVAAALVRGTEVDHDYLARVGALPMLPHWRALAAASPGDAGTASY, via the coding sequence GTGCATCTGGTCGTAGCGTGGGATCACGGTGACGAGGTCACGCGTCTGCAGAACGAACTCGCGACGCGCGGACTCGACTGGCGGGTCAGCTGGCTTCCGCCCGGCGTCGATGCGGGCAGTTCCGCCGCCGCGCTCGAGCCCGATGCATTCGTGTGCTCCGCCGACAGCGACTGGCCCCGCTGCAACCGTCTGCTCGACGAAGTCCGTGTCCGTCGTCCGCATGCGGTGCGCATCGTGCTGATGGAGTCCGGCGACAACGCCCGCGCGGTCGAGGCACTCGAATACGCCCAGCGCGTGCTGGCCGAACCGCTCGACACCCGCACCATCGCCGCAGCGGTGCAGGGCATGCAGGATCTCCAGCGCCTGCTCGACGATCCGGAACTCAAGCGCGTGATCGCGGGCATCGGCACCCTGCCCGCCGCGCCCCGGCAGTATCTCGCGCTGACGCGCCTGCTGCGCGACCCCGAAGCCGGCCTCCACGCGATCACGGCGATCACCGCGCAGGATCCGGCGCTGGCGGCGCGCGTGCTGCGTCTGAGCAATTCGGCCTACTACGCGGCCGGGCGCGAGATCTGCGATCTGCGCACCGCGGTGGTCCGCCTGGGCAAGGAGGCCCTGCGCCGCATGGTGCTGGTGAGCGAGGTGTTCGCCTCCGGGCCCGAGATGGATGGGCTGCGCGAGCGCGCCCTGCGCACGTCGTGGCTGGCCGGACAGCTCCTCCCGGGCGTTGGCGCCGGCGTCGCTGCGACCGCGGGCCTGCTCGCAGAAGTGGGGCGCCTGCTGCCCCAGGAAGACCTGGGCGAAGTACCGCACAGCGTTGCTGGGGCGTACCTGCTCGGGCTGTGGGGCCTGCCGACGCCGATCGTCGAAGCGGTCGCCTATCACGACCAGCCCACGCAGATGTCGGGCGCGTTCTGGATCACCGGCGCGGTGCACGTCGCCGCGGCGCTGGTCCGCGGCACCGAGGTCGATCACGACTATCTGGCCCGCGTCGGCGCGCTGCCCATGCTGCCGCACTGGCGCGCGTTGGCGGCCGCGTCGCCCGGGGACGCCGGCACCGCGTCCTACTGA
- a CDS encoding putative bifunctional diguanylate cyclase/phosphodiesterase encodes MNVSADQTAPEDVEVRFDTPRADEDPLTGLPNRAGLLRALDRRRAQHIPTAVAVLGIDNFHSLGVTLGPGMADIMLQVIAARLLARLPDDAFLARLDGDEFAIALSVRGQKPRGTEALLNAILLDLAQPCEVDMHRVHLDACVGVLLDAADDDSGATPVVPGTPDDTGATDSLELVARAQLAMHYAKRSRGQVLRRFEPSMRTAAIDRRRLDLELRRALNEREFELHYQPQIHLETGRPAGAEALLRWRHPERGLVMPAGFIDALAMSGIAALVGWWILDRACRDAVTWPRIDGRPMSVSVNLFPSQFGHADFLHHVDAALRDSGLPPECLELELTETIALRDDGAAAATLQALRQRGVRVAYDDFGTGYASLSMLRHLAVDRVKIDRSFVCDVVDDRGDAAIVRSILMIARNFDMQVTAEGVESAPQADFLRKLGCDEVQGFYYAPALPLAQFGTWLSDYERHRARVMAIG; translated from the coding sequence ATGAACGTGTCTGCCGACCAGACGGCGCCCGAGGACGTCGAAGTACGGTTCGACACGCCCCGTGCGGACGAGGATCCGCTGACCGGCCTGCCCAATCGCGCCGGCCTGCTGCGCGCGCTGGATAGGCGCCGGGCGCAGCACATCCCCACCGCGGTCGCCGTGCTCGGCATCGACAACTTCCACTCGCTGGGCGTGACGCTCGGCCCCGGCATGGCCGACATCATGCTGCAGGTGATCGCCGCGCGCCTGCTCGCTCGCCTGCCCGACGATGCGTTCCTGGCCCGCCTGGACGGCGACGAATTCGCGATCGCGCTGTCGGTCCGCGGCCAGAAACCGCGCGGGACCGAGGCCCTGCTCAACGCCATCCTGCTCGACCTCGCCCAGCCCTGCGAAGTCGACATGCACCGCGTGCACCTCGATGCCTGCGTCGGCGTGCTGCTCGACGCCGCCGACGACGACAGCGGCGCGACGCCCGTCGTGCCGGGCACACCCGACGACACCGGGGCGACCGACAGCCTGGAACTGGTCGCGCGGGCGCAGCTGGCGATGCATTACGCCAAACGCAGCCGCGGCCAGGTGCTCCGGCGCTTCGAGCCGAGCATGCGGACCGCCGCCATCGATCGCCGCCGGCTCGACCTCGAGCTGCGCCGAGCGCTCAACGAGCGGGAATTCGAACTGCACTACCAGCCGCAGATCCACCTGGAGACCGGACGCCCGGCCGGCGCCGAGGCGCTGCTGCGCTGGCGCCACCCCGAGCGTGGCCTGGTGATGCCCGCGGGCTTCATCGATGCGCTGGCGATGAGTGGCATCGCCGCGCTCGTGGGCTGGTGGATCCTCGACCGCGCCTGCCGCGACGCGGTGACATGGCCGAGGATCGACGGCCGCCCGATGTCGGTAAGCGTGAACCTGTTCCCCTCGCAGTTCGGGCATGCGGACTTCCTGCACCATGTCGATGCCGCCCTGCGCGACAGCGGCCTGCCGCCGGAATGTCTGGAACTGGAGCTGACCGAAACCATCGCACTGCGCGATGACGGCGCCGCCGCCGCCACGCTGCAGGCGTTGCGGCAGCGCGGCGTCCGCGTCGCCTACGACGATTTCGGCACCGGCTATGCGTCGCTGTCGATGCTGCGCCACCTTGCCGTGGACCGGGTCAAGATCGACCGCAGCTTCGTCTGTGACGTCGTCGACGATCGCGGCGATGCGGCCATCGTGCGCTCGATCCTGATGATCGCGCGCAACTTCGATATGCAGGTCACCGCCGAAGGCGTGGAATCGGCGCCGCAGGCCGACTTCCTGCGCAAGCTGGGTTGCGACGAGGTGCAGGGCTTCTATTACGCGCCGGCGCTGCCGCTGGCGCAGTTCGGCACCTGGCTGTCGGACTACGAGCGCCACCGCGCCCGGGTCATGGCCATCGGCTGA
- a CDS encoding M1 family metallopeptidase — protein sequence MRSKLDIRRFLPALLLAMLAVGCQRESGDPNPVNAAPGSAPAVAADRDEHSYAEPDKVVTDDLALDIALDFDARTIAGTATYTLQWKDPSATQLVLDTRDLTIEKVEGETANGWQPLQYTLAEADPTLGSKLTIETPERNAKVRVTYKTSPEASGLQWLTPEMTEGKQLPFMFSQSQQIHARSWVPLQDTPAIRYTYTARVTTRPDVMVLMSADNDPAAQRTGEYTFKMPQKIPSYLMAIAAGDLVFKPISDRAGVWAEPAMVDRAVAEFADTEKMIEVTEQLYGPYRWGRYDLLILPPSFPYGGMENPRLSFITPTVIVGDKSLVSLIAHELAHSWSGNLVTFSSAKHGWLNEGFTSYVENRIVESLYGKEVSDMEYVISRNALRENIAGMPEATQALAVKPGTELDADDALSAVAYDKGAWFLQFLEQRFGRENFDAFLRGYFDHFAFQSVTTEQFLAYAKEHLFDKFPGTVTDAEIQEWIYAPGIPASAPQVMSRNFGIVDSARLAWLGSGQLPPRQITDAWSTQEWLHFLDSLPPTLTIEQLAQLDEAYGFTGTDNGEIAMRWYPLAVRSGYTQANEALAEFTARVGRRKLIMPIYTALVQTEPGLALARQIFETARPGYHPITTGSVEALIAGAKPAPAPVAPAATDAAADEKPAPAN from the coding sequence ATGCGATCCAAGCTGGATATCCGCCGGTTCCTGCCGGCGCTGCTGCTCGCCATGCTGGCCGTTGGCTGCCAGCGCGAATCCGGAGACCCCAATCCCGTGAACGCCGCGCCCGGTTCCGCACCCGCCGTCGCGGCGGACCGCGACGAGCATTCCTATGCCGAGCCCGACAAGGTCGTCACCGACGATCTCGCCCTGGACATCGCGCTCGATTTCGACGCGCGCACCATCGCCGGCACCGCGACCTACACCCTGCAGTGGAAGGACCCCTCGGCCACGCAGCTGGTGCTCGATACCCGCGACCTGACCATCGAGAAGGTGGAAGGCGAAACCGCCAACGGCTGGCAGCCGCTGCAGTACACGCTGGCCGAGGCCGATCCCACGCTCGGCAGCAAGCTGACGATCGAGACCCCGGAGCGCAACGCCAAGGTCCGCGTGACCTACAAGACCTCGCCCGAGGCCTCGGGCCTGCAATGGCTCACCCCGGAGATGACCGAAGGCAAGCAGTTGCCCTTCATGTTCAGCCAGTCGCAGCAGATCCACGCGCGTTCGTGGGTGCCGCTGCAGGACACCCCGGCGATCCGCTACACCTACACCGCCCGTGTCACGACGCGTCCGGACGTGATGGTGCTGATGAGCGCCGACAACGATCCGGCCGCGCAGCGCACCGGTGAGTACACCTTCAAGATGCCGCAGAAGATCCCGTCGTACCTGATGGCGATCGCCGCCGGCGACCTGGTGTTCAAGCCGATCTCCGATCGCGCCGGCGTGTGGGCCGAGCCGGCGATGGTCGACCGCGCGGTCGCCGAGTTCGCCGACACCGAAAAGATGATCGAGGTCACCGAGCAGCTTTACGGCCCCTACCGCTGGGGGCGTTACGACCTGCTGATCCTGCCGCCGTCGTTCCCGTATGGCGGCATGGAAAACCCGCGCCTGTCGTTCATCACACCCACCGTCATCGTCGGCGACAAGTCGCTGGTCTCGCTGATCGCGCACGAGCTCGCGCACAGCTGGTCGGGCAACCTGGTCACGTTCTCCAGCGCCAAGCACGGCTGGCTCAACGAGGGCTTCACCAGCTACGTGGAGAACCGCATCGTCGAGTCGCTGTACGGCAAGGAGGTCAGCGACATGGAGTACGTGATCTCGCGCAATGCGCTGCGCGAGAACATCGCCGGCATGCCCGAGGCCACCCAGGCGCTGGCGGTCAAGCCGGGTACGGAGCTCGACGCCGACGACGCGCTCAGCGCGGTCGCCTACGACAAGGGCGCGTGGTTCCTGCAGTTCCTGGAGCAGCGCTTCGGCCGTGAGAATTTCGACGCCTTCCTGCGCGGCTACTTCGATCATTTCGCCTTCCAGAGCGTCACCACCGAGCAGTTCCTCGCCTATGCCAAGGAGCACCTGTTCGACAAGTTCCCCGGCACCGTGACCGATGCCGAGATCCAGGAGTGGATCTATGCACCGGGCATTCCGGCCTCCGCGCCGCAGGTGATGTCGCGCAATTTCGGCATCGTCGATTCCGCGCGCCTGGCATGGCTGGGCAGTGGGCAGCTGCCCCCGCGCCAGATCACCGATGCCTGGTCGACGCAGGAATGGCTGCACTTCCTCGACAGCCTGCCGCCCACCCTGACCATCGAGCAGCTGGCCCAGCTCGACGAAGCCTACGGCTTCACCGGGACCGACAACGGCGAGATCGCGATGCGCTGGTATCCGCTGGCGGTGCGCAGTGGCTACACGCAGGCAAACGAGGCACTGGCCGAGTTCACCGCGCGCGTCGGCCGTCGCAAGCTGATCATGCCGATCTACACCGCGCTGGTGCAGACCGAGCCCGGCCTGGCGCTCGCCAGGCAGATCTTCGAGACCGCGCGCCCGGGCTACCACCCGATCACCACCGGCTCGGTGGAAGCGCTGATCGCCGGTGCCAAGCCGGCGCCCGCACCGGTGGCCCCTGCGGCCACTGATGCGGCCGCGGACGAGAAGCCTGCACCCGCGAATTGA